tcaaccCTCCAATGATCAAATTTCCCAATTTCTTCAAATTCGACATTTTCTGGTTTCCTTCATCCACATGTTAAATATAGGCAATTCATTTGCAATGTAGAGTAAAAATAAgggaaattttctttttcttcttggtCATATAGGGGAAATTTTCAATTGGCAACAATTAGTCATATCATGTTTAGTGGgcttttgtaccaaaaaaattgtttattaGGCTTCAACAAAGAGCAGTGTTGGAAATTCACCGATGGCGTCCACACCGAAGCCTCAAGTTACGCATTTTTCACCTCATATTAATATGGAAAATGTTACACTCAACGAAGCTAGAAGAATGGATGGTTGCACAAATCATAAGATAAAGCTCTCAATGAAAGATGACACACTTTTGATTCAATGTTGACTAAATATCTAGTTTTTTAGTATTAGATTGTATTTCGGATGCGAGAGTAATATCAACTaggttatattttaattttatcataTTTGTTATTTTCTAATATTTCATAATTATTGTAAATTCGGATTTTcatgattatttcattttttaactatgtcattttatattatataaaaattaagttaaaaatataattaatagaaatgaagataaataataaaacttaAAAGTGTGATGTTGAGTTTGGGGTCCATTAGTTGGAGTAAAGAGTTACATATGACATTATGAAAAATTGTAAAGAATGATATAAACAAAGTGTAGAAACTCTACTCAAAATCATGGTGGAGTCGTGGAGATGCTCTCATGGCTTGAATGTCACTGTCACATGTCATCAGTCTTGAATGTTATTTAAGCTATCTTTGGTTATTCAATTAGTTGCTCTCAATTACATGTAACTTTGCACCATGTTGTTTGACAACCCGTTGAACTTAGTTGGTCCAATGAATTTTAACCTTCAAACGCCAGTTTGATCAACAAATGGGGATAGTTACCTGTTTGGATTTGAGCCAAACGCCCACTCATTCTTCTCGAAACTCGTCACTTTTCAATGGGATGAACGTGAATGATAAAAAATCTTTCATTTACATTAAGTTGACCCCAACGTCCATACAAACATACAGTTTTTAAAGTTAGTTGAAGGTTGGTTCGGGATATCAAAATACGTATTACCTACTTTCCAACCTAGTGAAATACTAACAAGCAATGTTATTCCATTGTAAAACACATGCACATTTTCAGTAATTGTATACATTTAAGTGGTTTTAACTAATATCATCAATATTTATTTGTCATGTTTTCCGAggcaccaaaaaaaaatatttatttgtcaAAAGTCACTTGAGTTAAAAATAATCAACATAAATCACACTAAACTAACTTCCAACCAAACAAACTCAGTGGGGCTGCATCAATTATAGAACGTGTAGGATTATGTACAGCGTATATGAAGGACAAGGCATCCCAGATGAACTAGCTTAGCTACCACTTTGACTCTAATGCTTTGCTTGGACGTAGAAGTGAAAGCAAGAGGAAAGAATACAAGAGGAAGGAAtgtaaagagaaaaaaatagagatagaaagaaaaagttGAGCAATGATGGACTTCTCAAAGGATTTCACACTCTAATCTCATTTTCACGGCAACCTTGGCAAGAAAACTGACACTTGACACTTCATGTGCAGATATcctaacattttctttttcctatgCCATCCAGACATATAAGCATGTTTTCCTCTTGTTTTTCACCATAGTTTTCCATCCTAGCAAAACCATACAATGCACACTTGACACTCCCTCCATTGGTAACTTGCTTTTTCCATACGAAAATCATAGACCATAGTTCATTGAACTGGTGCCTTATGGATTTATGGTAAATAATACATGCATAACATGTAATACTTCATCACCCGCAAAAAGTTAAATCTCACCACTTCCAAATTTTCTCCCTACAAGGTTGCATGAATATTACTTGACACAGAAAATTGAAAGTCATTGCTATGGAATATTACAAAGTTCTATAACTAAATAGAATGCAGAATAGAATAACAGTAACAACTAAAACCAACTCAAAAGGTGAAAACACAAACCAGATCACTTGCCACACTTATTACAGGGTATCTTCTCATTTTGGTCCAAATAAGTGCTGTTGCTATATCTGATGGTTACCAGAATCACTACCATTTTGCGCAAGTTCATCATAATCATCGCTAGTATTGTTCTTAGGACCAGTGTCATCTTGTTCCTTCTCCCTGTTCCATTGCTCAATTTTAGCCCTCCTTTCTGCACTACTTTCTCTGACGGGGCTCCTATCCCTGCCTGCAGGACTTCTACTTCTTTTTCCTCTAAATCGAGGAGGACTACGGCTTCTAGGCTTCCTACCATGGCGGCCATGAGACCTGTCAAAATCTCTTCTACCAGAACCACCACGACCACCAAACTGTGGACGCTCCTCATAGTTCCGATTCCTCGGAGGGCTCCGACTACGGCTCCGGCTCCGACTTCCCCTGCGATCATTCCACCGCTTATTTCTTCCAAAGAGCCGCCTTCTCAGATCCCTGTAGTTAAACAGCACAGTTTAAGGTAAGAACAGTCAAAGTATAAGTGCAAGTAAAAACTCTTGGAAAAGCACGACAACAGCTATAGTCAGAAGTCAACCTGCTAATTTTCTTTAAGTGCATGAAGTTGCAGTAGCCACCTCGATTGCATACATTTTCCTCATACTGCCTACAAGTAGCTTCTCGAAAATCCGTAACAGGAGAAAAGTCGGCAATGATGGGTCGACCTAGAGGGATTACTATGTTAGAAGTCTCATCACAATAACAGTAGTCACTGTTTAGCGACGAGGGTTGAGTGAGAACAGCAAGCAATGATACGTAGTGCTTGGAGTTTAACAAGAAAAGTGTTACATAAAGCATCAATTTTCTAACATATGTTTATATGATTCCTGCAACAATCATCACAACCTTGAGTGATTGCAAGTATAAATTGTACAATAGACTCATTTCATGACAAACAAAACCCAATTcaaattttcagaaaaaaaaatcattaccAAGGGCAACTAAATATCAAGGATAATAAGATCCCAATTTCTATCCTAACTTAATATAAAACCAGACGTGAAATCAGTAACAAGATTAGACATTTGGAAAGATACTTTGGGAGAAAATAAGAGCATCCACGTGACAGAGCACATGATATCTGGTCACAACGCATTTCTTCAGATAAAGTTCAGAGACCAAAATGAGTTAAATAAGAGCCAGTAAATCTCAGTAAATTGAGATGGAGCTGGCCAAGGGAGAGAGCAAGAATTGAAAAACCAGAGAGATACCATTGAATGAATTGAAAATCTAATGAGATTTCCCAGTGTGAGCACTATTAATCAAAAAGCGGATATCAAGAACCAAACGAACTAGTAAGTAGTAACCAACTCACACAACGACCTAACCACCGATGTACCAAACTAACTAACAAACCAATACTACTAACAGCCACAGTAAGGTAAACAAAAATGACTCAATGTCAAACCATTTGGCATCTCCAATATATTGACCTGAAACCAGTAATATTAAATTATCAACTTTGCTTACACAAAGAAAACTACAAAATACAAACACAACCACATTGAAAAATGTCTTTTTCTTAGCAAGAAAATGgctttattatcattattatcatAAACACAAACACCCCACCAATTAGTTTACAGTTGTAACAATTCACACAATGACAAAATAACAGTAAGTAGCTCACAAAGGTCAAAATGTAGAAAACCCTAACTGGTTGAGAAAAGGGGGAAATTGAGTACCTGAATAAAATCTTCCAGTAAGATTCATCAGAGCATTAGCAGCATGATCTTCCTCTTTATACTGAACATATACATTGCCAACCTGACCAAAAATCAACAAACATCACAAAAATTAGGGTTACAAGAATGAAAGAAAGAGGCAAGAAAAGAATTGAAACCAAGTAACCAACCATGTGATCAGCCAAATTGTCACAAATATTCAAGCTCTGGATCTGGCCATACTTGCTAAGCTCCTGAAACAGATCTTCATAGAAATCATCAAAATGATCCTGAAGCTTGTCAGGGTCAAGAGGCTGAGGCTGATGCTGCGGCTGATTCGGCTGCGTGATGATGTTGAGATTCATGTCAGGCCTCTGGTACATGTTGGAGAGGACGAGGGTGGGGGAGATGGTAGGCTTGGTGTGAAGGCGAGAACAACGGTCGCCGTGTCTGCAGGCTCCGATCTTGAAGTAGAATGGGCAGTTCACTCTGTCTTTCTCTGTTCCGAAGATCGATGCCAAGTGCTCCGCCATcgcacactctctctctctctcttgtttcTCTCTCTTCTGGTTAAAATTAGGGTTTGGTTGTACGAACgatagagagaaagaaagatagAGATGACGAGTTTCGTTTTTTGCCctttttgtttttccttcttctaCTCGTTGGTTGGACTCCAACActctttatattatattatttaatagtAATTCCCATGATCtgctttttaatttaaattatttttcattttcacatgttttgttttttattataattataattttttctaTTGAAATACAATG
This is a stretch of genomic DNA from Lotus japonicus ecotype B-129 chromosome 1, LjGifu_v1.2. It encodes these proteins:
- the LOC130730243 gene encoding splicing factor U2af small subunit B-like, with product MAEHLASIFGTEKDRVNCPFYFKIGACRHGDRCSRLHTKPTISPTLVLSNMYQRPDMNLNIITQPNQPQHQPQPLDPDKLQDHFDDFYEDLFQELSKYGQIQSLNICDNLADHMVGNVYVQYKEEDHAANALMNLTGRFYSGRPIIADFSPVTDFREATCRQYEENVCNRGGYCNFMHLKKISRDLRRRLFGRNKRWNDRRGSRSRSRSRSPPRNRNYEERPQFGGRGGSGRRDFDRSHGRHGRKPRSRSPPRFRGKRSRSPAGRDRSPVRESSAERRAKIEQWNREKEQDDTGPKNNTSDDYDELAQNGSDSGNHQI